In Paenibacillus durus, the DNA window TATCCCCTGCAACAAAAGAAAAAGCCGATCAGATGTCAGGAAATTATCCTGAATCTCCTCGGCTTTGATAGTTTGGTTGCTCAATTCGAGTTTAATTGCTGGCAAAGGACTTTTATTTGCTTGTTATCAAGTTCAATTTATTCGAAGAAAATAAAGTTGTAGACTGGAGTTATTGATTTAATACAGTTTTCGAGTCAGAAAATCGTCAGCTATTGAAAAATAAGTTTTAGACGCTTATATCGCTAACGGACGCCATCAGATGATGAAATACAGTTATTTCAGGATAGACTAAACTTCCACCAATAAGAACCCAAATGAAAAAAGTATTAGACTCAGAGCAGAGTTCAAATACCGAAATAACTCTCAACTAATTCCTCAATCCAAGACATTGCCCCTCGAAAACTTAGCATTTCCGATTCTGAAATATCTGCTGAATGCGAGGAATAGTTCCTCACCTCTATTATTGCTTCCATTCTATTTTTTAACTTGTTTTTGTCCGTATCAAATACACCTTTAAAACCGGGATCCCAATTATTTAGTATAATATTTTTTAAATCTGATAATGTAGTAACAACTTTTTTAGGATCAAATAGTTCCTTGTATTGATAAACTGAATACTTTGCCTTTTTAGCTTGATCATAATTATAGTTATTTAGAACTTTGTTTTTAGCTGTTGCTTCTCCGTAGGTAAAACGAAGCTGATTGTATATTATTTGTCTTAGTTTAGGTTCGATTCTTCCGCGCCGTTCATCAATTTCTTTTCTCTTTTCTTCGGTATTCATATTTAACTTCTGATATTGGTTACTTTTAATTATGTACTCTTTTAGAGATTCGATTTTGAAACCATAATACTCTCCTGTTTTCTCAATAATCCCATAACCAAGTAGATGATTAGTGTAGTTATTTGATCGCTGGGCGTATTTAGAGAAATTCTCGAAATCACCCAAAGCTAGATATACTAATACTTGATACTCATCGTAATAAAATTCCTTTAATACTTCTAATATCATTTCATAGTATCGTTCAGCATACTTCTCTTCAAATACCTTTTTAGATTGGTCGTAAATTGTTTTGTTTACCCTTAATGGCTTCGATAGTGTATGGTTTTCTTTTATTAGTTGATTAACTGTCTTACATACATGTCTTATAAGAAATGGATGTCCGCCATAATCCTGAGTTAGTGCCGCGCAAACAATATCATCGAACTCAAGACCCATGTATCCGCCTAACTTATTAACCATTTCTTTTGTACTTTTAGTATCAAAAGCTTTAATGTAACTCTCAGGATCAAATTGGCTATAGATAGGATTATCTACACCAGCAACTCTTGTTGTTTCTATACATTTAGGGTTTGTGCCTGCAATAATGTAAGTAAAAAGCTCTGGATATTTTTGAGAACAAGATCTAATAACTTGCCAGAATTTTATATAGTCTCGTCCTTCTTTCCAATGATCAGATATAGAGATGCTGAAAGTTATGTGTTCAATTTCATCAAAAAAAATCAATATCTTCCCCGTTGACTTATAACAATACAGCATATCAGACTCAAATAAACCAGGTGCTTTTTCTTCACTATAGTCATCTTCACTTCGAATTAGATCTATATTGTGATCACTAATTATTGTAGAAATGATGGCGTACAATAAACGATTCCATCGTTTAAAGTGATGATGCTGAAAATCAATCCAAATTGATTTACCGTTTTCTCTTTTTAAAGCTCTATCAACTCCATATAAAATAGAAGTTTTCCCCGTTTTTCTTAACCCAAATACACCCGAGTGTTCACCTGAAAGATGTCTATTCAATAATGAATGTACAACATCTGTTCTACCAAAGAAATATAATTGTTTTTTTATTGGAGCCTCAAATTCAAAAAGATCACGTTCATAAAAGTGTTTTTTGATTCTGTTAATGATAAACCCTTCGCTAAAATCATTGGTTAGTTCAGAATATGAGAAAGGAATAATAATTTGCATTTCTGTATCTTTACTCAAGATCTCATACAGTTTTGTTTCAATGCTCGTATCCTTACTTACCACAACACTACATATTCTATCAATTCGGAGACGCGTATGTTTTTTAAATGCAATATCTATGGCGTCTAATGTTCTCGGTTGGAAGACAGGATAAGGACTAAATATAACTATAATTTCACGATTCAAATTAAACATTTCTTGATATTTATTAATTGGCTTTATAAGAAAGTACCGGTACTCGCTAGTGACTCCTAAATATATCGTTCCTCCACCATTTGTAACATAAAAAAATCTACTTAATCCATTAATTATCTTTTTTTCCTCATCAGTAAAGTGTTTTATATTTAAGAAAGCATTTTTACCGGGTGTGATAATTACTTCTGAGTCAGAATTATCATCTAATTCATCCAGATTCTTATTCGTTTCTTCGGCCAAATGCCGAATATTTTTTGCAGCAATTCCTCGATCTTCTAATACTTTCTCAAATAATACTCTTTGTCCTTCTTTAATCGATATAGATCTATCTTGAAATTCTGACATATGGAAAAATAAATCATCCTCATCACTATCCACCTTTATAAATCCATATTTTTTGATAAAGTTATACCATTTAATATATCCCTCAATCATTTAAGTTCTACCTTCCTGTATTTTATTTCGTTTATATCTCAAATAGTTGATTAATTCTCTCAAATAGTCTCTCAAATCGCTCGATAGTTTTTGAATCAACTTTACTAGCAGCAGGTGGCTTTGCAGCTAAGTGATTAGCAACTAAATAGTGATTAAAACCACCACTAGGCCTTAATAACACTGAATTGTTTTTCAAATATCTATTAATTCTATCAACAATTCTTTCTCCTTCAGGCAAATCTGATTCTAGTATCTCCTGTCCATTAAGTTCTTTACTATATGCAGTGTTAAACATGTAGAGGTACAGTTTGGGAGAAAGCATATCCTCTACATCAGTACTTTGCAAATTAGCCCCTTTTGAATTTCTAAACATAGCGTAGTTTAAAATATATTTATTAGCGATTATTTTGTCTTTAACTAATGTTTCGATTCTTGAATCTGGTTTGTTGCTGTAATCATGAAGCACAGCAAGCTCTAGATCATTTGCCCCCAAAAGCGCAATAAATGTTACAAGTTTATCTAGCCCTCCCGTTGGAATAATAGTAATGTCAGAGGATAAATATGTTTTGTTTTTTGATTCAAGAAATGCTGAGAAAAACTTTAAATATACTAGGTCAGCTGGGCCTTCAACAAGTAAATTTTTATTCGAAATAAATAGATTTTGAGCAATCGTATAACCTAATGCAGCCTGCAGAGGAAATAAAGTCTTGGGGTCGGAGGAGGAGAGATTACTTGTAACCTTCGTCCCTTCTTTTATTTTATCTTCTACCATTCGCACTTGATGTAGACGGTCACTAGGTACCATAAAAGGTGAGTGAGTGGTATAAATAATTTGATGATTCTTTGTTAAATCATCAATATAATTTAAGAAATCTGCTTGAGCTAGAGCGTGTAAACTCAGACCAGGTTCATCAAGCAATAGAATTAAATCTCTATTAATGTCCATTTGTTCTTTAATACTGTCAAACCAAACAATAAAGCTAAAAAACCAAATAAATCCTTTACTCCTTTGATTAAAAGGAACCGTTACACGATGTCTTCGATTTTTTATCCGAATATATAGGTTATTCCCATTATTATATGGAGCTTGATCCTTGGGGTCTTGGCGAATATCAAACTCTACATCTAATTCTTGATTTTGTCTCCAATATTCAAACACCGTATCAGTAATCAAATTTGAAATAGATTCAAGTTTAGCTTTAATATTTTCATACCCTATAGAATTATTAAGTTCAGATAGTTCAACTCCTGCCATTTTTAACAAACTAAGAGCAGTCCTGTCCTCATCCTTTAAGATATTAGCATCATTCTTACTCACTTCTACTTTTCTTTGTAACTCTGGAAGATTAATTTTTCCTGGTAACACCCTATAATCATCAAAATATAGAAAACGAGGTACACATGGTTTTAAATGTATTCTCCAAATATATAATGCTAGTAAATTACTCCAACTTGTACTTTTACTTGAATTGAACTTTTTATTTATTGATTCAAGAAATTCATTTTCTTCCCC includes these proteins:
- a CDS encoding cold shock domain-containing protein, encoding MIEGYIKWYNFIKKYGFIKVDSDEDDLFFHMSEFQDRSISIKEGQRVLFEKVLEDRGIAAKNIRHLAEETNKNLDELDDNSDSEVIITPGKNAFLNIKHFTDEEKKIINGLSRFFYVTNGGGTIYLGVTSEYRYFLIKPINKYQEMFNLNREIIVIFSPYPVFQPRTLDAIDIAFKKHTRLRIDRICSVVVSKDTSIETKLYEILSKDTEMQIIIPFSYSELTNDFSEGFIINRIKKHFYERDLFEFEAPIKKQLYFFGRTDVVHSLLNRHLSGEHSGVFGLRKTGKTSILYGVDRALKRENGKSIWIDFQHHHFKRWNRLLYAIISTIISDHNIDLIRSEDDYSEEKAPGLFESDMLYCYKSTGKILIFFDEIEHITFSISISDHWKEGRDYIKFWQVIRSCSQKYPELFTYIIAGTNPKCIETTRVAGVDNPIYSQFDPESYIKAFDTKSTKEMVNKLGGYMGLEFDDIVCAALTQDYGGHPFLIRHVCKTVNQLIKENHTLSKPLRVNKTIYDQSKKVFEEKYAERYYEMILEVLKEFYYDEYQVLVYLALGDFENFSKYAQRSNNYTNHLLGYGIIEKTGEYYGFKIESLKEYIIKSNQYQKLNMNTEEKRKEIDERRGRIEPKLRQIIYNQLRFTYGEATAKNKVLNNYNYDQAKKAKYSVYQYKELFDPKKVVTTLSDLKNIILNNWDPGFKGVFDTDKNKLKNRMEAIIEVRNYSSHSADISESEMLSFRGAMSWIEELVESYFGI
- a CDS encoding AAA family ATPase, whose product is MFLARAQVHSFKSIDDSREVLIDPNVTILVGQNESGKTAFLQALHKSASVEANISFNITEDYPRRYLNAYEKEHESNPAVVTRLTYTLDSKEIETINSDIGFELLRELSFTLNYTYDEDYTISLNVPEGLFLQYLIQNSRVSVEVREALSKVDTLKTLIEQLQSLDLNGEENEFLESINKKFNSSKSTSWSNLLALYIWRIHLKPCVPRFLYFDDYRVLPGKINLPELQRKVEVSKNDANILKDEDRTALSLLKMAGVELSELNNSIGYENIKAKLESISNLITDTVFEYWRQNQELDVEFDIRQDPKDQAPYNNGNNLYIRIKNRRHRVTVPFNQRSKGFIWFFSFIVWFDSIKEQMDINRDLILLLDEPGLSLHALAQADFLNYIDDLTKNHQIIYTTHSPFMVPSDRLHQVRMVEDKIKEGTKVTSNLSSSDPKTLFPLQAALGYTIAQNLFISNKNLLVEGPADLVYLKFFSAFLESKNKTYLSSDITIIPTGGLDKLVTFIALLGANDLELAVLHDYSNKPDSRIETLVKDKIIANKYILNYAMFRNSKGANLQSTDVEDMLSPKLYLYMFNTAYSKELNGQEILESDLPEGERIVDRINRYLKNNSVLLRPSGGFNHYLVANHLAAKPPAASKVDSKTIERFERLFERINQLFEI